One Faecalispora anaeroviscerum genomic window carries:
- a CDS encoding sodium-translocating pyrophosphatase, translating to MQNMFWVGFVGFVLAIFFAYSQKKQVMSYSEGTEKMQKIAASIRAGANAYLKQQYSTVAKVFVVVFLVLMAMAFGTNGQMLSKFTPFAFLTGGIWSMLAGFIGMKIATNANARTAQAASESLNKGLRVAFSSGSVMGFTVVGLGILDVSVWFHLLHYGFGITDATQLGNIMVMNGMGASFMALFARVGGGIYTKAADVGADLVGKVEAGIPEDDPRNPATIADNVGDNVGDVAGMGADLYESYVGSILATFALAAAAGYGFEGMLLPMLLAVCGIVCSIIGSFFVKTKEDATQKSLLTSLRTGTYLAAGLSAVAAAPLTYYTVGNWGVYVAILCGLIGGCAIGYFTEYYTSDTYKPTQELAASSETGSATVIIGGLSLGMRSTAASILIVVAAVIISFFAAGGAGNYNMGLYGIGIAAVGMLSTLGITLATDAYGPVADNAGGIAEMAGLPEEVRERTDALDSLGNTTAATGKGFAIGSASLTALALLVSYVNIVTEKGFTMNLSLTNPTVLVGLFLGAMLTFVFSAFTMSAVQVAAESIVMEVRRQFKEIAGIMEGETEPDYAACVSLCTKGALHEMVAPALLAIIVPIATGLILGAEGVVGLLGGVSVTGFAMAVFMSNAGGAWDNAKKYIEAGHHGGKGSDCHKAAVVGDTVGDPFKDTSGPSLNILIKLCSTVSIVFSGLILSFNVMGLL from the coding sequence TATCTAAAGCAGCAGTATTCTACTGTTGCAAAGGTGTTTGTTGTAGTGTTTCTCGTGTTAATGGCGATGGCTTTTGGCACGAATGGGCAAATGCTTTCAAAATTTACCCCCTTCGCTTTTTTAACGGGCGGTATTTGGTCGATGCTGGCAGGGTTTATCGGAATGAAAATAGCTACCAACGCAAATGCCCGTACCGCTCAGGCTGCATCTGAAAGCCTGAACAAGGGTCTGCGTGTTGCATTTTCCTCCGGGTCGGTCATGGGCTTTACTGTTGTTGGATTGGGCATTCTGGATGTTTCTGTTTGGTTCCATTTGCTGCATTATGGGTTCGGCATCACGGATGCGACCCAATTAGGCAACATTATGGTAATGAATGGTATGGGCGCTTCCTTTATGGCGCTGTTTGCTCGTGTAGGAGGCGGTATCTATACCAAGGCTGCCGATGTGGGCGCTGATCTGGTGGGGAAGGTAGAAGCAGGTATTCCGGAAGATGACCCTCGCAATCCTGCTACGATTGCCGATAACGTGGGTGATAATGTTGGTGACGTAGCCGGAATGGGAGCTGATCTATACGAATCTTATGTGGGATCTATTTTGGCGACCTTTGCACTGGCTGCCGCAGCCGGCTATGGCTTTGAGGGGATGCTCTTACCCATGCTGCTGGCGGTATGCGGTATTGTATGCTCCATTATTGGCTCTTTCTTTGTAAAAACAAAAGAGGATGCCACGCAAAAGTCTCTGTTAACCTCACTGCGTACCGGTACTTATCTGGCTGCAGGTTTGTCCGCTGTTGCGGCGGCTCCGCTCACTTATTATACCGTTGGAAATTGGGGCGTATATGTTGCGATTCTGTGCGGACTGATCGGCGGCTGTGCCATTGGTTATTTCACAGAATACTATACTTCTGATACATATAAGCCCACTCAAGAGCTGGCTGCTTCCTCTGAGACCGGTTCTGCGACGGTTATCATCGGTGGCTTGTCTCTGGGAATGAGGTCAACCGCTGCCTCTATTCTTATCGTAGTTGCCGCTGTTATCATCAGCTTCTTTGCTGCTGGAGGCGCAGGTAATTATAATATGGGCTTGTATGGCATTGGCATTGCTGCCGTGGGAATGCTCTCTACTCTGGGTATTACACTGGCGACCGACGCTTATGGCCCTGTAGCCGACAACGCGGGCGGAATTGCCGAGATGGCCGGTCTCCCTGAGGAAGTTCGTGAACGGACTGATGCTCTGGATTCCTTAGGCAATACCACCGCCGCTACCGGCAAAGGCTTTGCGATTGGTTCCGCTTCGCTCACAGCGCTGGCTTTGCTGGTATCCTATGTTAACATTGTAACTGAAAAAGGATTCACAATGAATCTCTCTCTGACCAATCCAACGGTTCTTGTGGGATTGTTTCTAGGAGCTATGTTGACCTTTGTATTCTCTGCCTTTACCATGAGCGCGGTCCAGGTTGCGGCTGAATCCATTGTTATGGAGGTTCGCCGTCAGTTTAAAGAAATCGCCGGTATTATGGAAGGCGAGACAGAGCCCGACTATGCTGCCTGTGTCAGCCTTTGTACGAAGGGTGCGTTGCACGAAATGGTTGCTCCCGCGCTTCTGGCTATCATCGTTCCGATTGCCACCGGGTTGATTTTAGGCGCGGAAGGCGTTGTGGGTCTGTTGGGCGGTGTGTCCGTTACCGGCTTTGCAATGGCTGTGTTTATGTCGAATGCCGGCGGCGCATGGGATAACGCCAAAAAGTACATTGAAGCCGGGCACCATGGCGGAAAGGGATCTGATTGCCATAAGGCCGCCGTTGTAGGCGACACGGTGGGAGATCCTTTTAAGGATACATCCGGACCTTCCTTAAATATTCTGATTAAGCTGTGCTCCACGGTTTCCATCGTGTTCTCTGGTTTAATCCTTTCGTTTAATGTAATGGGCTTGCTGTAA
- a CDS encoding cold-shock protein translates to MNNGTVKWFNSEKGFGFISNDNGGDDVFVHFSSIVSEGYKSLNEGDKVTFDTEQDPKNSKKMRAVNVKLA, encoded by the coding sequence ATGAATAATGGTACAGTAAAATGGTTTAATTCCGAAAAGGGCTTTGGTTTTATCAGCAACGACAATGGCGGCGACGATGTGTTTGTTCACTTCTCTTCCATTGTTTCGGAAGGCTACAAGAGCCTCAACGAAGGTGACAAGGTTACTTTTGATACGGAACAGGACCCCAAGAACAGCAAAAAAATGCGTGCGGTGAACGTTAAACTCGCATAA
- a CDS encoding DEAD/DEAH box helicase, whose translation MENMIITNFEKFGFSPELLRGIVKMGFQDPSPVQEAAIEPMLDKKDLLVQAPTGTGKTAAFGLPVLENVDPANRQIQTVVLCPTRELALQTTDVLKKMAAYKQGVRTLALYGGEPIQHQIMALKRGPQIVVATPGRLMDHIRRRTTRLNGVNCIVLDEADQMLDMGFREDIHAILQHVPTERQTVLFSATLSSEIKKIAEQYQSNPQQICIKPTTTNVEKVEQFYCEVRGNAKFPSVVQLLQNKQFELSLIFVATKVMADTLAAQLTEAGHPADAIHGDLRQRQRDQVMRRYREGKVKILVATDVAARGIDVGGIDAVVNYDIPGDPDSYVHRIGRTGRANQSGVAYTLIYPRERGKLQGIIRATKASITPMVLDAKATFPDFPILHQQHKKENPDKQRSDKKPWKSRRPSYRQSMKA comes from the coding sequence ATGGAGAATATGATTATTACTAACTTTGAAAAATTTGGCTTTTCGCCCGAACTATTGCGTGGAATTGTAAAAATGGGGTTCCAGGATCCGTCACCTGTACAGGAGGCTGCCATAGAACCCATGCTGGATAAAAAGGATTTATTGGTACAGGCACCTACCGGAACCGGAAAAACAGCTGCGTTTGGCCTGCCGGTTTTAGAAAATGTGGATCCTGCCAACCGTCAGATTCAAACGGTCGTTCTTTGCCCCACACGAGAATTGGCGCTGCAAACAACGGATGTTCTGAAGAAGATGGCCGCATACAAACAAGGGGTTCGAACCCTTGCGCTGTATGGAGGCGAACCCATTCAGCATCAGATTATGGCACTGAAACGTGGCCCGCAAATCGTGGTAGCCACTCCCGGTCGGTTGATGGACCATATTCGCAGGAGAACTACTCGGCTGAACGGTGTCAACTGCATCGTGCTGGATGAGGCGGATCAGATGCTGGATATGGGATTTCGAGAGGATATTCATGCCATTTTGCAGCATGTTCCTACTGAAAGGCAAACGGTGCTGTTTTCTGCCACGCTTTCCAGCGAGATTAAAAAAATTGCGGAGCAGTATCAAAGCAATCCCCAGCAAATTTGCATTAAGCCGACTACCACCAACGTAGAAAAAGTAGAGCAATTCTATTGCGAAGTTCGCGGCAACGCGAAATTCCCTTCTGTTGTGCAGCTGCTGCAAAACAAGCAATTTGAACTCTCTTTGATTTTTGTTGCAACAAAGGTGATGGCGGACACCCTGGCTGCTCAGCTGACGGAAGCCGGCCACCCGGCAGACGCCATTCATGGCGACCTGCGCCAAAGGCAGCGCGATCAAGTGATGCGGCGTTATCGTGAAGGCAAGGTGAAGATTCTGGTGGCAACCGATGTCGCTGCCCGAGGCATTGACGTTGGGGGAATTGACGCTGTTGTGAATTACGATATTCCCGGTGATCCGGACAGCTATGTCCATCGTATCGGGAGAACCGGCCGTGCAAACCAAAGCGGTGTTGCATATACGCTGATCTATCCCAGGGAGCGGGGCAAACTGCAGGGGATTATTCGAGCTACCAAAGCGTCGATTACGCCCATGGTGCTGGATGCAAAAGCAACCTTCCCTGATTTTCCGATTCTTCACCAGCAGCATAAAAAAGAGAATCCGGACAAACAAAGATCGGACAAGAAGCCCTGGAAGAGCAGACGGCCTTCCTATCGGCAATCAATGAAAGCCTGA
- a CDS encoding DUF6320 domain-containing protein produces the protein MLRCEHCKVDLPGEQKRCPLCQNKPLGTPDKSGSRFPKLPKSRQTISRILTAWIAFGSVCAAALCVIVNVIMPAGGWWSLFVIAGITSLWIDYAIMMKKRKNLPKSILWQVISVSLIALFWDLFTGFSGWSVDYVFPILCSCAMITMSIVAKVRRLDTQNYILYLMIDCILGIVCFILLLTGAVQVVIPSAVSFGASIVFLAFLLFFEGKALWAEIQRRLHI, from the coding sequence ATGCTGCGGTGTGAACATTGTAAAGTAGATTTGCCCGGAGAGCAAAAGCGTTGTCCTCTCTGCCAGAACAAGCCACTCGGAACTCCTGACAAATCCGGCAGTCGGTTCCCGAAGCTGCCGAAATCCCGGCAGACCATCAGCCGAATTTTAACGGCATGGATTGCGTTTGGCAGCGTATGCGCGGCGGCACTTTGCGTGATTGTAAATGTGATTATGCCTGCGGGCGGATGGTGGTCTCTGTTTGTAATTGCCGGGATTACAAGCTTATGGATTGATTATGCCATTATGATGAAAAAAAGAAAAAACCTGCCTAAAAGCATCCTTTGGCAGGTAATCAGTGTTTCGCTGATTGCTTTGTTTTGGGACCTTTTCACAGGGTTCAGCGGCTGGTCTGTCGACTACGTGTTTCCCATCCTTTGTTCCTGCGCGATGATAACAATGTCCATTGTGGCAAAAGTCCGCAGGCTGGATACGCAAAACTACATTTTGTACCTGATGATAGACTGTATTCTGGGAATCGTCTGTTTTATCCTTCTTCTGACAGGCGCAGTTCAGGTCGTCATTCCATCAGCCGTCAGCTTTGGGGCATCCATTGTTTTTTTGGCATTCTTACTGTTTTTTGAAGGAAAAGCGCTTTGGGCCGAAATCCAACGCAGACTCCATATATAA